The following are from one region of the Phycisphaerales bacterium genome:
- a CDS encoding TolC family protein produces MPMLRRAALALPLLLAAGCVTPLDRAPKSESLLGPDGRLKHIKPLELPRAASLEGPVEPAPELPRAVVVDAKAGAVPLTIEAARAAAIENNLNVRVSLIAPTIAATRVSEEEAAFEATFRVTGVAQQTDRPTFSELQDAQQEFQSLNPSLSIPTRLGGEATIAAPFTRNQTNNPFATVDPAFTQDLEFSISQPLLRGAGRRATTAALRIAALDRDLAAARTKLEVIAQLAAVDRAYWQLYSARQEIEVRIQQRDLAIAQLERAQRQLEAQRIAEIEVLRAESGVADRAEAIIVAENLAAARQRELKRLLNLPELPVQSDTAIDLASVPDPALYEANTTTLIDNALASRMELLEVELQLAQDLVRIELSENQALPQLDLSALYRINGLGGNHGGATEVLVENDFEDWRVALTAAIPIGNESALSRLRGLVLSRLQRIATKQSREQTIRQDVLNALDDMATSWQRVIAARERVRLATRTLRAEERQFGVGRSTSTDVLDASARLADAQLSELSAIVDYQISQVNLAVATGTLLGQARVDLEFAPKPELDGFRYAPDANTP; encoded by the coding sequence ATGCCGATGTTGCGTCGCGCCGCCCTTGCCTTGCCGCTGTTGCTCGCTGCTGGCTGTGTTACGCCCCTCGATCGAGCGCCCAAGAGCGAGTCGCTGCTGGGCCCGGACGGCCGGCTGAAGCACATCAAGCCGCTCGAGTTGCCCCGTGCCGCATCGCTCGAAGGCCCGGTCGAGCCCGCGCCGGAGTTGCCCCGCGCCGTCGTGGTGGATGCCAAGGCCGGCGCGGTTCCCCTGACGATCGAGGCCGCCCGGGCGGCGGCTATCGAGAACAACCTGAACGTGCGCGTGTCGCTCATCGCCCCCACCATCGCCGCCACCCGCGTGTCCGAGGAGGAAGCCGCGTTTGAAGCGACCTTCCGCGTCACGGGCGTGGCCCAGCAGACCGACAGGCCGACCTTCAGCGAATTGCAAGACGCTCAGCAGGAGTTCCAGTCGCTCAATCCTTCGCTGAGCATTCCGACTCGGCTGGGTGGCGAAGCGACCATCGCGGCGCCGTTCACGCGGAACCAGACCAATAACCCCTTTGCGACCGTCGACCCCGCCTTCACCCAGGACCTGGAGTTCAGCATCAGCCAGCCGCTACTGCGCGGCGCGGGTCGGCGCGCAACGACCGCTGCGCTTCGCATCGCCGCGCTCGACCGCGACCTGGCCGCGGCACGCACGAAGCTGGAGGTCATCGCCCAACTGGCCGCGGTCGACCGCGCCTACTGGCAGCTGTACTCGGCCCGCCAGGAGATCGAGGTGCGGATCCAGCAGCGAGATCTTGCGATCGCCCAGCTCGAGCGGGCCCAACGACAGCTCGAAGCCCAACGCATCGCCGAGATCGAGGTGTTGCGGGCCGAGAGCGGCGTGGCGGATCGAGCCGAAGCGATCATCGTGGCCGAGAACCTGGCCGCCGCACGCCAACGCGAGTTGAAGCGTCTGCTCAACCTGCCCGAGCTCCCGGTCCAAAGCGACACGGCCATCGACCTGGCCAGCGTGCCCGATCCGGCGCTCTACGAGGCCAACACCACTACGCTCATCGACAACGCCCTGGCCTCACGCATGGAACTGCTGGAGGTGGAGCTCCAGCTCGCCCAGGACCTGGTGCGCATCGAACTGAGCGAGAATCAGGCCCTGCCCCAGCTTGACCTCAGCGCGCTCTACCGCATCAACGGGCTGGGCGGCAATCACGGCGGGGCCACCGAGGTGCTCGTCGAGAACGACTTCGAAGACTGGCGCGTCGCGCTCACCGCGGCCATTCCCATCGGCAACGAGTCGGCACTTTCCCGCCTGCGCGGCCTGGTGCTCAGCCGGCTGCAACGCATCGCCACGAAGCAGTCGCGCGAACAGACCATTCGCCAGGACGTACTCAATGCGCTCGACGACATGGCCACGAGCTGGCAACGCGTCATCGCCGCCCGCGAGCGCGTCCGCCTGGCCACACGCACCCTGCGCGCCGAGGAACGGCAGTTTGGCGTGGGCCGCAGCACCAGCACCGACGTGCTCGACGCCAGCGCACGCCTGGCCGACGCCCAGCTCAGCGAGCTCTCGGCCATCGTCGACTACCAGATCTCGCAGGTCAACCTTGCCGTCGCGACCGGCACGCTGCTGGGCCAGGCTCGCGTCGATCTCGAGTTCGCGCCCAAACCCGAGCTCGACGGATTCCGCTACGCCCCCGACGCCAACACGCCCTAG
- a CDS encoding DUF1294 domain-containing protein — MPENSRVSLLLVVLAWYLVWGVIAFAVYARDKRAAQRSHRRTAEAKLRSIELLGGAFGAALAQKVLRHKTSKPGFRALTLLITAVHGAIVCGLGWWAFAA; from the coding sequence GTGCCGGAGAACTCGCGGGTCTCGTTGCTACTCGTCGTCCTCGCTTGGTATCTCGTGTGGGGCGTGATCGCGTTCGCGGTCTATGCCCGCGATAAGCGAGCCGCCCAGCGCAGTCATCGGCGGACGGCCGAGGCAAAGCTGCGGAGCATCGAGTTGCTCGGCGGAGCGTTCGGCGCGGCGTTGGCCCAGAAAGTGCTGCGGCACAAGACCAGCAAACCGGGGTTCCGGGCGCTCACGCTGCTCATCACGGCGGTGCACGGGGCCATCGTCTGCGGGCTGGGGTGGTGGGCGTTCGCGGCCTAG
- a CDS encoding CRTAC1 family protein: MRKVRKLLGIAALVGAAPALAQGVHYADMTDGSGIDFTHRQAVWPVPPLFPGQNERFGVGAAIGDYDNDGLLDIYIPNSAGYANHLYRNNGDGTFTEVAAAAGVDHVAGFSKQALWLDLNNDGFDDLIVFNDSSIFDDSFPTSRIYRNDGDGTFTDMTAASGVVHYEATHGGATAGDIDGDGDLDLFIGGWFEQTHHLLRNDGNFRFTDITDAVGGFPADDRFHWQPVMLDLNDDGLLDLYAAVDFDEDYALRNNGDGTFTDVSHEWNMIHHANDMGVAVGDVDGNGGLDLYTTNMSFSPFNTNDEPGPNALYMNDGTGRFEQLATEMGVDNTFFAWGTWLWDADLDGNLDLMAVNGWVQPEWHTRAVFFRGLGDGRFQDAGLGSGLDHRGDTRGLAPIDLENDGDIDFVLSDVYGKAVILRNDTERNGNAWLRVEARGTVSNRNGVGSKIWVTVGDRTWRSDIFVGGSFYSAPPLEAHFGLGQTDTIDLLRVLFPSGREVVLEDVAANQILTITEPR; the protein is encoded by the coding sequence ATGCGCAAGGTGAGGAAGTTGTTGGGTATTGCTGCGCTTGTCGGCGCCGCACCGGCCTTGGCACAGGGCGTGCACTACGCCGACATGACCGACGGGAGCGGCATCGACTTCACGCACCGGCAGGCGGTGTGGCCGGTGCCGCCGCTCTTTCCCGGGCAGAACGAGCGGTTCGGCGTGGGCGCCGCCATCGGCGACTACGACAACGACGGACTGCTGGACATCTACATCCCAAACTCCGCTGGCTACGCCAACCACCTGTACCGCAACAACGGCGACGGCACCTTCACCGAAGTAGCCGCGGCTGCTGGGGTCGATCACGTCGCTGGCTTCAGCAAGCAGGCGCTCTGGCTCGACCTGAACAACGACGGCTTCGACGACCTGATCGTGTTCAACGATTCTTCGATATTCGACGACAGCTTCCCGACCAGCCGTATCTACCGCAACGATGGCGACGGCACCTTCACCGACATGACCGCCGCCAGTGGCGTCGTGCACTACGAGGCAACACACGGCGGCGCCACGGCTGGCGACATCGATGGCGATGGTGATCTGGACCTGTTCATCGGGGGCTGGTTCGAGCAGACGCACCACCTGCTGCGCAATGACGGCAACTTCCGCTTCACCGACATTACCGATGCGGTGGGCGGTTTCCCGGCCGATGATCGTTTCCACTGGCAGCCGGTCATGCTCGACCTCAACGACGATGGGCTACTGGACCTCTACGCTGCGGTCGATTTCGACGAGGACTACGCCCTGCGCAACAACGGCGACGGCACGTTCACCGACGTGAGCCACGAGTGGAACATGATCCACCACGCCAACGACATGGGCGTGGCGGTAGGCGACGTCGACGGCAACGGCGGGCTTGATCTGTACACCACCAACATGTCCTTCAGCCCCTTTAACACCAACGACGAGCCCGGACCGAACGCGCTCTACATGAACGACGGGACCGGGCGGTTCGAGCAACTCGCCACCGAGATGGGCGTGGACAACACGTTCTTCGCGTGGGGCACATGGTTGTGGGACGCCGACCTGGACGGCAACCTCGACCTGATGGCCGTCAATGGCTGGGTGCAGCCCGAGTGGCATACGCGTGCGGTCTTCTTCCGCGGGCTGGGTGACGGGCGATTTCAGGATGCCGGGCTGGGCAGCGGGCTCGACCACCGTGGCGATACGCGCGGCCTGGCGCCCATCGATCTGGAGAACGATGGCGACATCGATTTCGTCCTCAGCGACGTGTACGGCAAGGCGGTCATCCTCCGCAACGACACGGAACGCAACGGCAACGCGTGGCTGCGCGTCGAGGCTCGCGGCACCGTGAGCAACCGCAACGGCGTTGGCAGCAAGATCTGGGTGACCGTGGGCGACCGCACGTGGCGCAGCGACATCTTCGTGGGCGGCAGCTTTTACAGCGCCCCGCCGCTGGAGGCCCACTTCGGGCTGGGCCAGACCGACACGATCGATCTGCTGCGGGTGCTGTTCCCCAGCGGTCGCGAGGTGGTGCTTGAAGACGTCGCGGCGAACCAGATCCTGACCATCACCGAGCCTCGCTGA
- a CDS encoding cobalamin-dependent protein (Presence of a B(12) (cobalamin)-binding domain implies dependence on cobalamin itself, in one of its several forms, or in some unusual lineages, dependence on a cobalamin-like analog.) yields the protein MAQPLGAATTEFEKADRCGELDHRPRVLLGKMGLDGHDRGVKVIARAMRDSGVHVIYSGLWQTPKSLAISARDEDVDVIAASMMSNSHLTLGPNLLKALKSVGRGDIPVHMGGILPQEDLPALKEAGIARCFTTGVGLLDIVEAAASTVSAYDQEVPGGHPTAQLARDISLAHLERPVRKNAVRRRPKRVIGITGSPGAGKSTLVAQLVAEHARRAEEDSSLGRCAVVAFDPMSPITGGALLGDRLRVDFNRLGEAAYYRSLAIRGEDYHALEDVTDLIGGACEGADAYDTLFIETVGAGQNETRISDHVDKTIVVLTPGMGDAVQMDKAGILEIADLFVCNKADHPGENELVRDLRDIAGRRPILETVATHGQGIAELLDALA from the coding sequence ATGGCCCAGCCCCTTGGCGCTGCCACTACCGAGTTCGAGAAGGCCGACCGTTGCGGCGAGCTGGACCACCGCCCCCGGGTGCTTCTCGGCAAGATGGGCCTGGACGGCCACGATCGGGGCGTAAAAGTCATCGCCCGGGCCATGCGCGACTCGGGCGTGCACGTGATCTACAGCGGTCTCTGGCAGACGCCCAAGAGTCTGGCCATCAGCGCCCGCGACGAAGACGTGGACGTCATCGCCGCCAGCATGATGAGCAACAGCCACCTGACGCTTGGCCCGAACCTGCTCAAGGCGCTCAAGAGCGTCGGCCGCGGCGACATTCCCGTGCACATGGGCGGCATCCTGCCCCAGGAAGACCTGCCGGCGCTCAAGGAAGCCGGCATCGCGCGCTGCTTTACCACGGGGGTTGGGCTGCTCGACATCGTCGAGGCGGCCGCTTCGACCGTGTCGGCGTACGACCAGGAAGTGCCCGGCGGGCACCCCACGGCGCAGCTTGCCAGGGACATCTCGCTGGCGCACCTTGAGCGGCCCGTGCGGAAGAACGCGGTTCGCCGCAGGCCCAAGCGCGTCATCGGCATCACCGGCTCGCCCGGCGCGGGCAAGAGCACGCTGGTGGCACAGCTCGTGGCCGAGCATGCCCGCCGGGCCGAGGAAGACTCGAGCCTGGGCCGGTGTGCGGTGGTGGCGTTCGACCCGATGAGCCCGATCACGGGTGGAGCCCTGCTTGGCGATCGCCTGCGCGTGGACTTCAACCGACTGGGCGAGGCGGCCTACTACCGCTCGCTGGCGATCCGCGGCGAGGACTACCACGCCCTGGAAGACGTGACCGACCTCATCGGTGGCGCATGCGAAGGAGCCGACGCGTACGACACGCTGTTCATCGAGACCGTGGGCGCCGGTCAGAACGAGACTCGAATCAGCGACCACGTCGACAAGACCATCGTGGTGCTCACGCCGGGCATGGGCGACGCCGTGCAGATGGACAAGGCCGGCATCCTGGAGATCGCCGACCTGTTCGTGTGCAATAAGGCCGATCATCCCGGCGAGAACGAGCTGGTGCGCGACCTTCGGGACATCGCCGGCCGCCGGCCGATCCTCGAGACCGTCGCGACGCACGGCCAGGGCATCGCCGAGTTGCTCGACGCGCTGGCTTGA
- a CDS encoding sigma-70 family RNA polymerase sigma factor produces MLHSVTTSFIGRLRNNDEAAWFELWETFGPVVRTQLTRWGKGRIGVETVRDLSQETLAALSDSIDRYDPSRGARFSTWLLAIAKHVLGDEIDRRMAQKRGSGKKAVALDERWATVPTSIGADAEYEAAVFRAKIEAALRAVEHEAEFVDFSIYRMRVLDGMTGRDVAAQIGVSEPTVSRRLSKIRDMVRERSRAMIQQFSFTEDELAEAARNGLDLNPTKADDDLFDEAIAEIYHRQAELRRRDEQAALDG; encoded by the coding sequence ATGCTGCATTCTGTCACCACGAGCTTTATCGGGCGATTGAGAAACAACGACGAAGCCGCGTGGTTCGAGCTGTGGGAAACCTTCGGCCCGGTCGTTCGCACCCAGCTCACACGCTGGGGCAAGGGCCGCATCGGCGTGGAAACCGTCCGTGATCTCTCTCAGGAGACCCTCGCGGCCCTCAGCGACTCGATCGACCGCTACGACCCCAGCCGCGGGGCCCGCTTCAGCACTTGGTTGCTGGCGATCGCCAAGCACGTGTTGGGCGACGAGATCGACCGCCGCATGGCCCAGAAACGCGGCTCGGGCAAGAAGGCCGTCGCCCTGGACGAACGGTGGGCCACCGTGCCCACCAGCATCGGCGCCGACGCCGAGTACGAGGCGGCCGTCTTCCGGGCCAAGATCGAGGCCGCCCTCCGGGCCGTCGAGCACGAGGCCGAGTTCGTGGACTTCTCGATCTACCGGATGCGCGTGCTGGACGGCATGACCGGCCGGGACGTGGCCGCCCAGATCGGGGTCAGCGAGCCCACCGTCAGCCGCCGGCTGAGCAAGATCCGCGACATGGTTCGCGAGCGCTCGCGGGCGATGATCCAGCAGTTCAGCTTCACCGAGGACGAATTGGCCGAGGCGGCGCGAAACGGCCTCGACCTGAATCCGACCAAAGCTGACGACGACCTGTTCGATGAGGCCATCGCCGAGATCTACCACCGGCAGGCCGAACTCCGCAGGAGGGACGAACAGGCCGCATTGGACGGCTGA
- a CDS encoding VTT domain-containing protein has protein sequence MTTPQPPESQAGQPNESPSTPPTVAGEVPQKEGFVAFFKRLGPAGFLAIAWTAMPPLGGFLLLAFIGDISAWLETHKIMGVVLYAVLFMFSAGFGALPTYSQALLGGWAFGPVVGFLAAWAGFVGASLIGYTIARTISKRRVEKMIDENAKARAVRDALIGHGMLRTTAIVGLIRVPPNSPFALTNLAMAASGVRLVPYVIGTALGMAPRTFAAVWLASEGAKRGDNLVDLFKRDKLEIFIALAVTFVVLGVIGYIAKRALEKVSGAQPKPVDAD, from the coding sequence ATGACGACGCCGCAGCCGCCCGAGAGCCAAGCTGGTCAGCCCAACGAGAGCCCGAGCACCCCACCGACCGTGGCGGGCGAGGTTCCGCAGAAGGAAGGGTTCGTTGCCTTCTTCAAGCGTCTGGGGCCAGCGGGCTTCCTGGCGATCGCGTGGACGGCCATGCCGCCGCTGGGCGGCTTCCTGCTGCTTGCGTTCATCGGCGACATCTCGGCTTGGCTCGAGACCCACAAGATCATGGGCGTGGTGCTCTATGCCGTGCTGTTCATGTTCAGTGCGGGTTTTGGTGCGTTGCCGACGTACTCCCAAGCCCTGCTGGGCGGGTGGGCGTTCGGGCCGGTGGTGGGCTTCCTGGCGGCGTGGGCCGGCTTCGTCGGCGCCTCGCTCATCGGCTACACCATCGCACGGACGATCTCCAAGCGTCGCGTGGAAAAGATGATCGACGAGAACGCCAAAGCTCGGGCCGTCCGCGACGCGCTCATCGGCCATGGCATGCTGCGTACGACGGCCATCGTCGGGCTCATCCGTGTGCCGCCCAATTCGCCCTTTGCGCTGACGAACCTGGCGATGGCGGCTTCGGGCGTTCGGCTGGTGCCCTACGTCATCGGGACGGCCCTGGGCATGGCGCCGCGCACGTTCGCGGCGGTGTGGCTTGCCTCGGAAGGCGCCAAGCGTGGGGACAACCTCGTTGACTTGTTCAAGCGGGACAAGCTGGAGATCTTCATCGCCCTGGCCGTGACGTTCGTCGTGCTGGGCGTGATCGGCTACATTGCCAAGCGTGCGCTGGAGAAGGTATCGGGCGCCCAGCCCAAGCCGGTGGACGCGGACTGA
- a CDS encoding MBL fold metallo-hydrolase yields MLPKPPPREPSLGFIYSAPYRIQGISIAGEATAIQVPELDVCFDMGACPRPMLASPICALSHGHMDHVGGLAYYLSQRQFQGMGTGAIACDARIEGDLRRMLEGYVGLERQRTPYELFPLEDGQSHPLKPNHYLRGFHTEHTAPSMGYVVYEKRTKLKDEFVGLPQEKLVELKKRGEEITRSFEVPLVAYTGDTLPGAHLLRSDVREARVVIAECTFFEKGHHKRSRIGMHMHVDDIAQWLPLLECQTLILGHISRRTQLGDVRQALEERLPPDQLSRVRVLMDHRANRQEYERLVARTAEADGDGEK; encoded by the coding sequence ATGCTGCCCAAGCCGCCACCGCGTGAGCCCTCGCTGGGCTTTATCTACTCGGCCCCGTACCGCATCCAGGGCATCTCCATCGCCGGCGAGGCCACGGCCATCCAGGTGCCCGAGCTCGACGTGTGCTTCGACATGGGCGCCTGCCCCAGGCCCATGCTCGCAAGCCCCATTTGCGCCCTCAGCCACGGCCACATGGATCACGTGGGCGGCCTGGCGTACTACCTGAGCCAGCGGCAGTTTCAGGGCATGGGCACGGGCGCCATCGCCTGCGACGCGCGCATCGAGGGCGACCTCCGCCGCATGCTGGAGGGCTACGTGGGCCTGGAACGCCAGCGGACCCCCTACGAGCTCTTCCCGCTCGAAGACGGCCAGAGCCACCCCCTGAAGCCCAACCACTACCTCCGGGGCTTCCATACCGAGCATACGGCCCCCTCCATGGGCTATGTCGTCTACGAGAAGCGGACCAAGCTCAAGGACGAGTTCGTGGGACTGCCCCAGGAGAAGCTCGTCGAGCTCAAGAAGCGGGGCGAAGAGATCACACGCAGCTTCGAGGTGCCCCTGGTGGCCTACACGGGCGACACCCTGCCCGGGGCCCACCTGCTGCGCAGCGACGTGCGGGAAGCCCGCGTGGTCATCGCCGAGTGCACGTTCTTCGAGAAGGGCCACCACAAGCGTTCACGCATCGGCATGCACATGCACGTGGACGACATCGCCCAGTGGCTGCCGCTGCTGGAATGCCAGACGCTGATCCTGGGCCACATCTCCCGCCGCACGCAACTGGGGGATGTCCGACAGGCGTTGGAAGAGCGCTTGCCCCCCGACCAGCTCAGCCGCGTTCGGGTGCTGATGGATCATCGCGCGAACCGCCAGGAGTACGAGCGGCTCGTCGCTCGCACGGCCGAGGCAGACGGCGATGGTGAAAAGTGA
- the dnaA gene encoding chromosomal replication initiator protein DnaA — MGQFASEGSRNGSPNGRHEAMALWADALSTVRSEQPTLVRVWFEELEPISLDSGLLTVRCASEVQRDHMDRNCGRVFTQAARVASGQFVNVRFVGPAGQTAGPVRNARQLAINADNTFQNFIVGPGNRLAHAAAQAVAEEPGLRYNPLFIHGDVGLGKTHLLQSICIRIKEQHPDWVIEYVSCDEFTSQFMEAVQAGRMSDFRNEFRQVNMLVIDDVHFLAKRDRTQEEFFHTFNALYQTNRQIVLSSDAPPEDIPDLEDRLVSRFKWGLVTAVEAPDYETRIAIVQTKARLRGLELGDGVAEHVAASIDSNIRELEGAITNLQIRASVDGRDIDLDLARKTIVAQEPDRTATSATMQAVLDAAISFYGVKLSDLQAKKKTRSIARPRQVVMYLARKHTRHSLEEIGGYLGGRDHTTVMHGASKVADLCKADPQFASELERLEARIVGNNPG; from the coding sequence ATGGGACAGTTTGCCAGCGAAGGCTCACGAAACGGTTCGCCCAACGGACGGCACGAGGCCATGGCGCTCTGGGCCGACGCGCTCTCGACCGTTCGATCCGAGCAGCCAACGCTGGTTCGCGTGTGGTTCGAAGAACTCGAGCCGATCTCCCTCGACTCGGGCCTGCTGACCGTGCGCTGCGCCAGCGAGGTGCAACGCGACCACATGGACCGCAACTGCGGGCGGGTCTTCACCCAGGCCGCCCGCGTGGCATCGGGCCAGTTCGTCAACGTCCGATTCGTCGGGCCCGCGGGCCAGACTGCCGGTCCGGTGCGAAACGCACGGCAGCTGGCCATCAACGCCGACAACACCTTCCAGAATTTCATCGTTGGTCCGGGCAACCGGCTCGCCCATGCCGCCGCACAAGCCGTGGCCGAGGAGCCCGGCCTGCGATACAACCCGCTGTTCATCCACGGCGACGTCGGGCTGGGCAAGACCCACCTCCTCCAATCGATCTGCATCCGCATCAAGGAGCAGCACCCCGACTGGGTCATCGAGTACGTTTCGTGCGACGAGTTCACCAGCCAGTTCATGGAGGCGGTGCAGGCGGGCCGCATGAGCGACTTCCGCAACGAGTTTCGTCAGGTGAACATGCTCGTCATCGACGACGTGCACTTCCTGGCAAAGCGTGACCGCACGCAGGAAGAGTTCTTCCACACCTTCAACGCACTCTACCAGACCAATCGGCAGATCGTGTTGAGTTCCGATGCCCCGCCCGAAGACATTCCGGACCTGGAAGACCGCCTGGTCAGCCGGTTCAAGTGGGGCCTGGTCACGGCGGTCGAAGCGCCCGACTACGAGACCCGGATCGCCATCGTCCAGACCAAGGCACGGCTGCGCGGCCTCGAACTGGGCGACGGCGTGGCCGAGCACGTGGCCGCCTCCATCGACTCGAACATCCGCGAGCTCGAAGGGGCCATCACCAACCTTCAGATCCGGGCATCGGTCGATGGCCGCGATATCGACCTCGACCTGGCACGCAAGACCATCGTCGCCCAGGAACCGGACCGCACCGCGACAAGCGCGACCATGCAGGCCGTGCTCGACGCGGCGATCAGCTTCTACGGCGTCAAGCTCAGCGACTTGCAGGCCAAGAAGAAGACCCGCTCGATCGCCCGACCCCGGCAGGTCGTCATGTATCTGGCCCGAAAGCACACCCGCCACTCGCTCGAAGAGATCGGCGGCTATCTGGGCGGACGCGACCACACCACCGTCATGCACGGCGCCAGCAAGGTTGCAGACCTCTGCAAGGCCGACCCGCAGTTCGCCAGCGAACTCGAGCGGTTGGAAGCCCGCATCGTGGGGAACAACCCCGGCTGA
- a CDS encoding ATP-dependent Clp protease proteolytic subunit, whose amino-acid sequence MSVESNYLVPIVIEKTGRGERSYDIYSRLLKDRIIFLGGPVMDDMANLIVAQLLFLANEDPESDVHLYVNSPGGSVTSGLGIIDTMNFIQADVCTYIIGQASSMGSVIAACGAKGKRYCLRNSRNLMHQPLIGGVMEGQATDLEIEAKEIIRLRERLYQIYADATGQNKDKIERDCDRNLWLDDQEMLKYGLVDKVLENMPRSTHHEKDD is encoded by the coding sequence ATGAGCGTTGAATCGAACTACCTCGTGCCCATCGTCATCGAGAAGACCGGCCGCGGCGAGCGGTCGTACGACATCTACTCTCGCCTGCTCAAGGACAGGATCATCTTCCTGGGCGGGCCGGTCATGGACGACATGGCCAACCTGATCGTGGCCCAGCTGCTGTTCCTTGCCAACGAGGACCCCGAGAGCGACGTGCACCTGTACGTGAACTCGCCCGGTGGCAGCGTGACCAGCGGGCTTGGCATCATCGACACGATGAACTTCATCCAGGCCGACGTGTGCACCTACATCATCGGCCAGGCGTCGAGCATGGGCTCGGTCATTGCCGCCTGCGGGGCCAAGGGCAAGCGGTATTGCCTGCGCAACAGCCGCAACCTGATGCACCAGCCGCTGATCGGCGGCGTGATGGAGGGCCAGGCCACCGACCTAGAGATCGAGGCCAAGGAAATCATCCGCTTGCGCGAGCGGCTCTACCAGATCTATGCCGATGCGACCGGCCAGAACAAGGACAAGATCGAACGCGACTGTGATCGCAACCTGTGGCTGGATGACCAGGAGATGCTCAAGTACGGTCTGGTCGACAAGGTGCTCGAGAACATGCCGCGATCGACCCACCATGAGAAGGACGACTGA
- a CDS encoding ATP-dependent Clp protease proteolytic subunit produces MPASAVSYQRTREMTIDELLLENRVVFLIGEINFASAARVMMQMLYLEDQKRGQQINFYINSPGGAVDDTLAIYDTMQFLSSPVATYCIGRAYSGGAVLLTAGEKGKRYILPHAKVMIHQPYGGITGQAEDIRLQAEQIIKSKRALNEILANHTGQDAETIQRDSERDRYFSAEEAKSYGIVDEVLQHTKKTGG; encoded by the coding sequence ATGCCCGCATCGGCAGTTTCCTACCAGCGCACGCGTGAGATGACCATCGACGAGCTGTTGCTCGAAAATCGGGTGGTCTTCCTGATCGGCGAGATCAACTTCGCTTCGGCGGCCCGGGTCATGATGCAGATGCTGTACCTCGAAGACCAGAAGCGGGGCCAGCAGATCAACTTCTACATCAACAGCCCCGGCGGCGCCGTCGACGACACGCTGGCCATCTACGACACCATGCAGTTCCTCTCCAGCCCGGTAGCTACGTACTGCATCGGCCGGGCATACTCGGGCGGCGCCGTTCTGCTGACCGCCGGAGAGAAGGGCAAGCGGTACATCCTGCCGCACGCCAAGGTCATGATCCATCAGCCCTACGGCGGCATCACCGGCCAGGCCGAGGACATCCGCCTTCAGGCCGAACAGATCATCAAGAGCAAGCGCGCCCTGAACGAGATCCTGGCCAATCACACGGGCCAGGACGCCGAGACCATCCAGCGCGACAGCGAGCGTGACCGTTATTTCAGCGCCGAAGAGGCCAAGTCCTACGGCATCGTCGACGAGGTGCTCCAGCACACGAAGAAGACCGGTGGCTGA
- a CDS encoding metallophosphoesterase family protein has translation MPTAVISDMHGNATALRAVLADIESRGVDRIVCLGDIVGYGPEPLACVDLVRERCAWSLMGNHDFAVLYEPTNFNPMAAGSAYWTREQFDAEPDEAKRTERYNFLGRLRVRVADADSPFKVSLLAVHGSPRRPINEYIFDKDVRDAPEKLEAIFERFEGACMVGHTHVPGVFTDEPDFYPPDELGDSGFKLREGEKIIINVGSVGQPRDGDPRACYAMLHEDRVEFHRVEYDIQDTADKIKAIAELDDYLGDRLFGGQ, from the coding sequence TTGCCGACCGCCGTGATCAGCGACATGCACGGGAACGCCACGGCCCTTCGCGCGGTCCTGGCGGATATCGAGAGCCGGGGCGTCGATCGCATCGTCTGCCTGGGCGACATCGTGGGCTACGGGCCCGAGCCGCTGGCGTGCGTCGATCTGGTCCGAGAACGCTGCGCCTGGTCGCTCATGGGCAACCACGACTTCGCCGTGCTCTACGAGCCCACCAACTTCAACCCCATGGCCGCCGGCTCTGCTTACTGGACGCGCGAGCAGTTCGACGCCGAGCCCGACGAGGCCAAGCGCACCGAGCGGTACAACTTCCTCGGCCGCCTCCGCGTTCGCGTCGCCGACGCCGATTCGCCCTTCAAGGTGTCCCTCCTTGCCGTCCACGGCTCACCGCGGCGCCCCATCAACGAGTACATCTTCGATAAGGACGTCCGCGATGCGCCCGAGAAACTCGAGGCCATCTTCGAGCGTTTCGAAGGCGCCTGCATGGTCGGGCACACCCACGTGCCGGGCGTCTTTACCGACGAGCCGGACTTCTACCCGCCCGACGAACTGGGCGACTCGGGCTTCAAGCTCCGCGAGGGCGAGAAGATCATCATCAACGTGGGCTCGGTCGGCCAACCGCGCGACGGGGACCCACGGGCCTGCTATGCGATGCTGCACGAAGATCGCGTGGAGTTCCATCGCGTCGAGTACGACATCCAGGATACCGCCGACAAGATCAAGGCCATCGCCGAGTTGGACGACTACCTGGGCGATCGCCTCTTTGGCGGACAGTAA